From a single Miscanthus floridulus cultivar M001 chromosome 8, ASM1932011v1, whole genome shotgun sequence genomic region:
- the LOC136471238 gene encoding disease resistance protein RPP13-like, translating into MLESSVASVLRPVGNMIAEEAAFLRGVNADADLLRAELRRMQCFLRDAADARRRGSERVNNWVVDVRAAAYEAEDALEEADLLARRRALRRGYSGLLSWCADLAALHSFGQKIRRVRARIREISDGAVAYGIANLGEASISVSPLDINVTTPCDLRWAGGHDSWVVGFHKERNEIIKELIDTKTLQICVVSIVGMGGSGKSTLAKKIYNFFHSQQHFQAFCWLVVSQKYTFLDLIKDVAKRIIDIKSEKNREERNKDGEGTSKNGKGTGKDGERTSKDGKENNQLTIEALEKMDEEEISELLRKELAHRRFLVVLDDVWRCNSYSEINRIISLFPDVNNGSRIMLTTRDVSVAKHVSKRNSIHQMKLLDEGQSWELLEKKAFQQNQNFSPSDRSQLTPIGKKLAVKCNGLPIALVVLGGYLSRNLDYDIWLRLVDNLDWEARKDDEPVWDILARSYNDLPNHHLKSCFLYLASFPEDHVIRVNKLTKLWIAEGFVPERHNRTMEDTAREYTNELAHRCMLQVVDRSKVDGSIKSVVLHDILRDWGIKEASREGVFNIWCNTTVPVVYSDSMPSYRIAFHNFSGCSQIVASMPKMRTLWLSGSLSNALGLCSLTFLRVLDLYGIKDLKRLPSGIGKMMHLRYLGLQNNGHRPIDIPSSVSDLLNLQTVDVRNSRVGSLPRYFWDVPTFRHIHLTDVYFWAAPEVRCLLQLQTLHFSGVCSLDDIEKYQISKYRRAARASNKSSKKANDREWTLLIEALPEMKQLVFLHLESWYSVSGKREKAMFPKRLITVLSGHNCLRVLELSGQLHWSLQISHFAMLPCNLKKLKLVGSRLREDPMPVLGKLLNLVVLTLEYGAYQGKTMTCTADGFRRLQYLTFNEVYDVMHWNIEAGTFPSLIQLNLISSFREMTLPPLGLVHVKSLQELHLRHWDSKYVSLQNIEKLRGIGCKVNIKMQKLDIY; encoded by the coding sequence ATGTTGGAATCCTCAGTGGCGTCAGTGTTGCGCCCGGTAGGCAACATGATCGCCGAGGAAGCCGCCTTCCTGCGCGGCGTCAACGCCGACGCCGACCTCCTCAGGGCCGAGCTCCGCCGCATGCAGTGCTTCCTCCGCGACGCCGCCGACGCCAGGCGCCGCGGCAGCGAGCGCGTCAACAACTGGGTGGTGGACGTCCGCGCGGCCGCCTACGAAGCGGAGGACGCCCTCGAGGAGGCCGACCTCCTCGCGCGCCGCCGCGCCCTGCGGCGCGGCTACTCTGGCCTTCTCTCCTGGTGCGCTGACCTCGCCGCGCTCCACAGTTTTGGCCAGAAGATTAGGCGCGTCCGAGCCAGGATCCGAGAGATCTCCGATGGCGCCGTCGCCTACGGAATCGCAAATCTCGGTGAGGCCAGCATCTCAGTTTCTCCACTGGACATAAATGTGACGACGCCCTGTGACCTTCGTTGGGCTGGTGGACACGATAGTTGGGTTGTTGGATTCCACAAAGAGAGGAATGAGATCATCAAAGAATTGATTGATACAAAGACCCTGCAAATTTGTGTTGTTTCCATAGTTGGGATGGGTGGATCTGGCAAATCAACGCTTGCAAAAAAAATCTACAATTTTTTCCATTCTCAACAGCATTTTCAGGCCTTTTGTTGGTTAGTAGTCTCTCAGAAATACACGTTCCTTGATCTTATCAAGGATGTAGCTAAGAGGATTATTGACATCAAAAGTGAGAAGAACAGGGAGGAAAGAAACAAGGATGGAGAGGGGACAAGCAAAAATGGAAAGGGGACAGGCAAAGATGGTGAGCGGACAAGCAAAGATGGTAAAGAGAACAATCAGTTAACGATCGAAGCATTGGAGAAGATGGACGAGGAAGAAATAAGTGAACTTCTGCGGAAGGAACTTGCACATAGAAGGTTTCTTGTTGTGCTGGATGACGTCTGGAGGTGTAATTCCTATAGCGAGATCAATAGGATCATCAGCCTCTTTCCAGATGTTAACAATGGGAGTAGAATTATGTTGACCACTCGAGACGTAAGTGTCGCAAAGCATGTCAGCAAGAGGAATAGCATCCATCAGATGAAGCTTTTGGACGAGGGCCAGAGCTGGGAGCTGCTTGAGAAGAAGGCCTTTCAGCAGAACCAAAATTTTAGCCCCAGTGATCGGTCACAGCTGACACCTATAGGAAAGAAATTGGCTGTTAAATGCAACGGGTTGCCGATTGCTCTTGTGGTGTTGGGAGGATATCTTTCGAGGAACTTGGACTATGACATTTGGTTGCGACTGGTTGACAATTTGGATTGGGAAGCTCGCAAGGATGATGAGCCAGTTTGGGACATATTAGCTAGAAGTTACAATGATCTGCCAAATCATCACCTGAAATCATGCTTCCTTTATTTGGCATCCTTCCCAGAGGACCACGTCATACGTGTCAATAAGCTTACCAAGCTGTGGATCGCTGAAGGATTTGTTCCTGAGAGGCACAACCGCACAATGGAAGATACAGCAAGAGAGTACACAAACGAGTTGGCTCACAGGTGCATGCTCCAAGTAGTTGATAGGAGCAAAGTGGATGGCTCAATAAAAAGTGTAGTCCTCCACGACATTCTTCGCGATTGGGGCATCAAAGAGGCAAGCAGAGAGGGGGTTTTTAATATTTGGTGTAATACAACAGTACCTGTGGTGTATTCAGATTCGATGCCATCTTACCGAATTGCTTTCCATAACTTTTCTGGCTGCAGTCAAATCGTTGCGTCCATGCCAAAGATGCGAACCTTATGGCTGAGTGGCTCATTGTCAAATGCATTGGGCTTATGCAGCCTGACATTTCTCAGAGTGCTTGATCTTTATGGAATAAAAGACCTCAAGAGGCTGCCTTCTGGTATTGGCAAGATGATGCATCTTAGGTACCTTGGACTGCAAAACAATGGCCACAGACCAATTGATATTCCTTCATCTGTCTCAGATCTCTTGAACTTGCAAACTGTTGATGTGAGAAATTCGAGGGTCGGATCACTGCCACGGTATTTCTGGGATGTTCCAACGTTCAGGCATATTCATCTTACTGATGTGTACTTCTGGGCTGCACCTGAGGTCCGGTGCCTTCTTCAATTACAGACATTGCACTTCTCTGGTGTATGCTCTTTAGATGATATTGAAAAGTACCAGATTTCTAAGTATAGAAGAGCTGCTAGGGCATCAAACAAGTCGAGCAAGAAGGCAAATGACAGAGAGTGGACTCTCTTGATTGAAGCACTGCCAGAAATGAAGCAGCTTGTGTTTCTTCATCTGGAGAGTTGGTACTCTGTCAGCGGAAAGAGAGAGAAGGCCATGTTTCCAAAGAGATTAATCACGGTACTCTCTGGTCATAACTGCCTTCGTGTGTTAGAGTTGTCCGGACAACTTCATTGGAGTCTGCAGATAAGTCATTTTGCCATGCTACCCTGTAACCTGAAAAAGCTCAAGCTGGTAGGCTCTAGATTGCGCGAGGACCCAATGCCGGTGCTGGGCAAGCTTCTGAACCTGGTGGTGCTAACCTTGGAGTATGGAGCATACCAAGGGAAGACAATGACATGCACTGCAGATGGATTCCGTAGGTTGCAATATCTGACATTCAACGAGGTCTATGATGTCATGCACTGGAACATTGAGGCTGGCACATTTCCTTCCCTGATCCAGCTAAATCTCATCTCCAGCTTTCGAGAGATGACTCTTCCCCCACTGGGACTAGTCCACGTGAAATCACTTCAAGAGTTGCATTTGCGTCACTGGGATTCTAAATACGTGTCTCTGCAAAACATCGAGAAATTAAGGGGAATCGGATGCAAGGTCAATATCAAGATGCAGAAGCTAGATATATATTAG